The following are encoded together in the Blautia obeum ATCC 29174 genome:
- a CDS encoding DUF308 domain-containing protein, translating into MEEQNKNPEKKENEVQTSQENTPQNATPTRSYVLMILAGCYLLYTGYRLCKNVIDGVDGGSWGFFAAGIGFLIVGAVMLFIGGKNFIKRDKEKRAMEEAARAEEKAAEPEKTTEKKTMSIAERARLASSLEESESEDKTEKPDESETADIASEEKTEE; encoded by the coding sequence ATGGAAGAACAGAATAAGAATCCTGAAAAGAAGGAGAACGAAGTGCAGACTTCACAGGAAAATACCCCACAGAATGCGACACCTACCAGAAGCTATGTACTGATGATTCTGGCAGGATGTTATCTTTTGTATACGGGGTACAGATTGTGTAAAAATGTCATCGATGGAGTTGACGGTGGCAGCTGGGGCTTTTTTGCGGCAGGAATCGGTTTCCTGATCGTGGGAGCGGTAATGCTTTTTATTGGTGGTAAGAATTTTATCAAACGAGATAAAGAAAAACGTGCGATGGAAGAAGCTGCCAGGGCAGAAGAAAAAGCGGCAGAGCCGGAGAAAACGACAGAGAAAAAAACGATGAGTATTGCGGAACGTGCGAGACTGGCTTCAAGTCTTGAAGAGTCAGAGAGCGAAGACAAAACAGAGAAGCCGGACGAGTCAGAAACGGCTGATATAGCTTCAGAAGAAAAAACAGAGGAGTAA
- the malQ gene encoding 4-alpha-glucanotransferase, whose translation MRASGILMGISSIPSKYGIGCFSKEAYDFVDQLEKAGQQYWQILPLGPTGYGDSPYQSVSTFAGNPYFIDLEELIKKELLTKEECEACDWGGSESYVDYEKIYLSRYKLLRKAYEKADLKTDPDYAEFLKEEKDWLQDYCLFMAIKNDQKGICWIDWPEELKDRHSKAVKEAEKELAEEIEFYRFQQYCFTTQWRKLKAYANKKDISIIGDVPIYVALDSSDAWANPEMLQFDEDYDPKAVAGCPPDAFSATGQLWGNPLYDWKALKKDGYGWWVQRMTHCLELYDVVRIDHFRGFDEYYAIPYGDKTAERGKWEKGPGMNLFHTLDKKIKDLRVIAEDLGFLTESVLEMLKESGYPGMKVLQFAFDGSEDSSYLPYKYDHNCVVYTGTHDNETTKGWLENLQGHDLKFVREYINCYEQPVNDCVWALIRTALSSVADLAVIPIQDYLCLGNEARMNAPSTLGDNWKWRLTANQISETTLYHMREVTRIYGRLAKVSEEKETDEIANAEEEERQDNDQNSKIVE comes from the coding sequence ATGAGAGCAAGTGGCATTTTGATGGGGATATCCAGTATTCCGTCAAAGTATGGAATCGGATGTTTTTCAAAGGAAGCCTATGATTTTGTAGATCAGCTTGAAAAAGCAGGACAGCAGTACTGGCAGATACTTCCACTGGGACCGACAGGGTATGGAGATTCTCCGTATCAGTCTGTTTCTACATTTGCAGGGAATCCGTATTTTATTGATCTGGAGGAACTGATCAAAAAAGAACTCCTGACCAAAGAAGAATGTGAGGCCTGTGACTGGGGTGGCAGTGAATCTTATGTTGATTATGAAAAAATATATCTTTCCAGATATAAACTGCTCCGCAAAGCATATGAAAAGGCAGATCTGAAGACGGACCCGGATTATGCGGAATTTTTGAAAGAAGAAAAAGACTGGCTGCAGGATTATTGTCTGTTTATGGCAATCAAGAATGATCAGAAGGGAATCTGCTGGATTGACTGGCCGGAAGAATTAAAGGATCGTCATTCAAAGGCAGTAAAAGAGGCAGAGAAAGAGCTGGCAGAAGAAATAGAATTTTATCGTTTCCAGCAATATTGTTTTACCACACAGTGGAGAAAACTGAAAGCATATGCAAATAAGAAAGACATCAGTATCATTGGAGATGTGCCAATCTATGTGGCTCTGGACAGCTCTGACGCATGGGCAAATCCGGAAATGCTACAGTTTGACGAAGATTATGATCCAAAGGCAGTTGCAGGATGCCCTCCAGATGCTTTTTCAGCAACCGGACAGCTGTGGGGAAATCCATTGTATGACTGGAAGGCACTTAAGAAAGACGGTTATGGCTGGTGGGTGCAGCGAATGACACACTGCCTGGAACTTTATGATGTAGTCAGAATCGATCATTTCCGTGGATTTGATGAGTATTATGCTATTCCGTATGGGGACAAAACTGCTGAGAGGGGAAAATGGGAAAAGGGTCCGGGAATGAATCTGTTCCATACACTTGATAAAAAAATCAAAGACCTCCGAGTGATCGCAGAAGATCTTGGTTTCCTGACAGAAAGTGTTCTGGAAATGCTGAAAGAGAGCGGATATCCGGGAATGAAAGTGCTTCAGTTTGCGTTTGATGGAAGTGAAGATAGCAGCTATCTTCCATACAAATATGATCACAACTGTGTAGTTTATACAGGTACACATGATAATGAGACCACAAAAGGCTGGTTGGAAAATCTGCAGGGACATGATCTTAAATTTGTCAGAGAATATATCAACTGTTATGAACAGCCGGTCAATGACTGTGTATGGGCACTGATACGTACAGCACTTTCAAGTGTAGCTGATCTTGCAGTCATTCCGATTCAGGATTATTTGTGTCTTGGAAATGAAGCCCGTATGAATGCTCCGTCTACATTGGGGGATAACTGGAAATGGCGGCTTACTGCAAATCAGATTTCGGAAACAACGTTGTATCATATGAGAGAAGTGACCAGGATTTATGGACGTCTCGCAAAAGTATCTGAAGAAAAGGAAACTGATGAAATTGCGAACGCAGAGGAAGAAGAACGGCAGGATAATGACCAAAATTCTAAAATAGTTGAATAA
- a CDS encoding alpha/beta fold hydrolase, whose product MAIKYEGSFLSEADTLEISVLCLMPEPGIKPRAIVQLVHGMSEHKERYIPFMEYLTDKGYITVIHDHRGHGKSVSDKKDLGYMYGGGADAMLKDVLTVNEEIRRHFPELPLILFGHSMGSLAVRAFAAKHDDCMNMLIVCGSPSENKARPLGKAIAKVQGKLLGSHHKSKILETMSFGTYALKFKDEKNKNAWICSDPAVYEAYTKSDLCGFTFTDDAYIALFDLMKKAYDVHRWTCTRPKMPVLFISGAEDPCLGNVRKFAGAVHAMRRAGYLDVKGKLYPGMRHEILNEKGKEKVWHDVFVYMKKKGF is encoded by the coding sequence ATGGCGATAAAATATGAAGGAAGTTTTCTTTCAGAGGCAGATACACTTGAGATTTCGGTACTTTGCCTGATGCCGGAACCAGGGATAAAACCACGGGCAATCGTTCAGTTGGTGCATGGAATGAGTGAACATAAAGAACGATATATCCCATTTATGGAATATCTGACAGACAAAGGTTATATAACAGTGATTCATGATCACAGAGGACATGGGAAAAGTGTTTCGGATAAAAAAGATCTGGGATATATGTACGGAGGCGGTGCAGATGCAATGCTGAAAGACGTCCTGACGGTGAATGAAGAAATCAGACGCCATTTTCCGGAATTGCCGCTGATTTTGTTCGGGCACAGCATGGGGTCACTTGCAGTAAGAGCATTTGCTGCAAAACATGACGACTGTATGAATATGCTGATCGTCTGTGGTTCACCAAGTGAAAATAAAGCAAGACCTCTTGGAAAAGCAATTGCGAAGGTACAGGGAAAACTACTGGGCTCACATCATAAGAGTAAAATTCTGGAAACCATGTCTTTTGGAACTTATGCATTGAAATTTAAGGATGAGAAAAACAAAAATGCATGGATATGTTCTGATCCGGCAGTTTATGAGGCTTATACAAAGTCTGATCTGTGTGGATTTACTTTTACAGATGATGCATACATAGCACTGTTTGATCTGATGAAAAAAGCATATGACGTACATAGATGGACCTGTACCAGACCAAAGATGCCTGTATTGTTTATCAGTGGGGCGGAAGATCCGTGCCTTGGAAATGTACGGAAATTTGCAGGAGCGGTCCATGCCATGCGAAGAGCCGGTTATCTTGACGTGAAGGGGAAATTATATCCGGGAATGCGCCATGAAATTTTGAATGAAAAAGGAAAAGAAAAAGTCTGGCACGATGTATTTGTATATATGAAGAAAAAGGGATTTTAA
- a CDS encoding DUF5067 domain-containing protein → MDTNNQEVYEEQSAAPRRKKKKKKGWIIFLIILILAVAGGTGFYFMQRQKPISATEDFLENMRAMNFDGMKNLLQSNDMSALDNADITSDAYSSFFKKINEKMTYKIGKTNFHIQNGTASVTVHINYIDGADIYKETISEFLKQIVSTAFSGTTLTEEETQQKLASLLEEKSGSVEDKFTSIDITYPLIEADGKWKIVSLDADTVKVMSANFTNVQDEINQSLAEMNNSENAGVEATVTPAETTSIDMDNDHFTLRLKEFRVTQAIDDSDCLLLYCDYTNNSSSSSSALVDVQLSAKQNGEKLSPAVPKEDEPAIDNYIAEVEPGSTVTVCYAFSLNDKSDVTLEASEAFAFGGGNVTSQTIKLQ, encoded by the coding sequence ATGGATACTAATAATCAGGAAGTATATGAAGAACAATCCGCTGCTCCGAGACGTAAGAAAAAAAAGAAAAAAGGGTGGATCATTTTTCTGATCATCCTCATTCTTGCTGTCGCCGGCGGCACTGGATTTTATTTTATGCAACGCCAGAAACCAATTTCCGCAACAGAAGATTTTCTGGAAAACATGCGCGCCATGAACTTTGACGGAATGAAAAACCTTCTGCAGAGCAATGATATGTCTGCTCTTGACAATGCAGATATCACCAGTGATGCTTACTCTTCATTTTTCAAGAAGATCAATGAGAAGATGACCTACAAAATCGGCAAAACCAATTTTCATATTCAGAACGGCACTGCATCTGTAACTGTTCACATCAATTACATTGATGGTGCAGATATTTACAAAGAAACCATCTCAGAATTTCTGAAACAGATTGTTTCCACAGCATTTTCCGGCACGACTTTAACCGAAGAAGAAACACAGCAGAAACTAGCTTCACTTCTGGAGGAAAAGTCAGGTAGCGTAGAAGATAAATTCACATCCATCGACATCACTTATCCGTTAATAGAAGCAGATGGAAAATGGAAAATTGTTTCTCTGGATGCCGACACCGTAAAAGTTATGTCTGCAAACTTCACAAACGTTCAGGATGAGATCAATCAATCCCTGGCTGAAATGAACAATTCAGAAAACGCAGGTGTCGAAGCAACTGTCACACCAGCTGAAACTACCAGCATTGATATGGACAATGATCATTTCACACTTCGCCTGAAAGAATTTCGTGTCACACAGGCAATTGATGATTCTGACTGTCTGTTATTGTACTGTGACTATACAAACAACAGCAGTTCCTCATCCAGTGCATTAGTTGATGTTCAGCTTTCTGCAAAGCAGAATGGAGAAAAGCTTTCACCGGCTGTTCCAAAAGAAGATGAACCTGCGATTGACAATTATATTGCCGAAGTAGAACCAGGAAGTACAGTAACCGTCTGCTACGCATTCTCTCTGAATGATAAATCTGATGTTACTCTGGAAGCATCTGAAGCATTTGCTTTCGGTGGGGGCAATGTCACTTCACAGACAATTAAATTACAGTAA
- a CDS encoding DUF378 domain-containing protein, which yields MGNKFLQYFSLTLTVIGAINWGLIGFFNLNLVALLFGSMSLLSRIIYGLVGLCGLYLLSFYGLVEQDRTSS from the coding sequence ATGGGAAATAAATTTTTACAATACTTTTCACTGACACTCACTGTAATCGGTGCCATCAACTGGGGACTGATTGGTTTTTTCAACCTGAATCTTGTGGCTCTTCTTTTTGGAAGTATGAGTTTGCTTTCCAGAATCATCTATGGACTGGTCGGCCTTTGCGGGCTCTATCTGCTTTCTTTTTATGGTCTGGTTGAACAGGACAGAACTTCTTCCTGA